In the genome of Nocardioides seonyuensis, one region contains:
- a CDS encoding MDR family MFS transporter: MTQAPPAQTEASAVLPSAEQSGQMTHREVLEALSGLLLAMFVAMLSSTIVSNALPTIVTELEGSQTGYTWVVVATMLAMTATTPIWGKLADLFDKKILVQSALVIFSVGSLIAGFAQSMDVLIGARVVQGLGVGGLTALVQVVIATMVSPRERGRYSGYIGATFALATVSGPLVGGVLVDTIGWEWCFFAGIPVAALAFVVLQRTLRLPVVKREVHIDYLGAFLLMGGVSTFLVWVSLGGQQFDWVSGLSAALLVVALVLVAAAVRVEISVAKEPIIPMRLFRDRTLTLATVASVLIGVAMFGSTVYLSLYFQRAKDLSPTEAGLMSICMVGGLLVSSIVSGNIITRTGLWKRWIVGGMVAVIAGIALLATIDATTPLWQTGVFMAVLGLGLGATMQNLVLAVQNTVALADMGAASSVVAFFRALGGSVGIAALGSVLAHQVADAAKAGLEALARTQPEVLKGLTFDTGGIPDLAALPAPVRAVFESAFGDATGHIFLVALPFAVGALVAVLLIKEVPLRTTVHREDELV; encoded by the coding sequence GTGACCCAGGCACCACCCGCCCAGACCGAAGCCTCCGCCGTCCTGCCCTCGGCCGAGCAGTCGGGCCAGATGACGCACCGCGAGGTGCTCGAAGCCCTCAGCGGGCTGCTGCTCGCCATGTTCGTCGCGATGCTCTCGAGCACGATCGTCTCCAACGCGCTGCCCACCATCGTGACCGAGCTGGAAGGCAGCCAGACCGGCTACACCTGGGTCGTCGTGGCCACGATGCTGGCGATGACCGCGACCACGCCGATCTGGGGCAAGCTCGCCGACCTCTTCGACAAGAAGATCCTGGTGCAGTCGGCGCTGGTGATCTTCTCCGTCGGCTCGCTCATCGCCGGCTTCGCGCAGTCGATGGACGTGCTGATCGGCGCGCGCGTGGTGCAGGGACTCGGTGTCGGTGGCCTCACCGCACTGGTGCAGGTCGTCATCGCGACCATGGTCAGCCCCCGTGAGCGCGGCCGCTACTCCGGCTACATCGGCGCGACGTTCGCTCTGGCCACCGTCAGCGGCCCGCTGGTCGGAGGCGTCCTCGTGGACACGATCGGGTGGGAGTGGTGCTTCTTCGCCGGGATCCCCGTCGCGGCCCTGGCCTTCGTGGTGCTCCAGAGGACCCTGCGCCTGCCGGTCGTCAAGCGGGAGGTCCACATCGACTACCTCGGTGCCTTCCTCCTCATGGGCGGCGTCTCGACCTTCCTGGTCTGGGTCTCCCTCGGCGGCCAGCAGTTCGACTGGGTCTCCGGCCTGAGCGCCGCCCTCCTGGTCGTGGCGCTCGTGCTCGTCGCGGCGGCCGTCCGCGTCGAGATCTCCGTCGCCAAGGAGCCGATCATCCCGATGCGCCTCTTCCGCGACCGCACCCTGACCCTCGCCACCGTCGCCTCGGTGCTGATCGGGGTCGCGATGTTCGGGTCGACGGTCTACCTCAGCCTCTACTTCCAGCGCGCCAAGGACCTCAGCCCCACCGAGGCTGGCCTGATGTCGATCTGCATGGTCGGCGGGCTGCTGGTCTCCAGCATCGTCAGCGGCAACATCATCACCAGGACCGGTCTGTGGAAGCGGTGGATCGTCGGCGGCATGGTCGCCGTGATCGCCGGGATCGCCCTGCTCGCGACCATCGACGCCACCACGCCGCTGTGGCAGACCGGCGTCTTCATGGCCGTGCTGGGCCTCGGACTGGGCGCCACCATGCAGAACCTCGTCCTGGCGGTCCAGAACACCGTTGCGCTCGCCGACATGGGGGCGGCCTCCTCCGTGGTGGCGTTCTTCCGGGCGCTCGGAGGCTCGGTCGGCATCGCCGCTCTCGGCTCCGTCCTCGCCCACCAGGTCGCCGACGCCGCGAAGGCCGGGCTCGAGGCGCTGGCCCGCACGCAGCCCGAGGTGCTCAAGGGCCTCACCTTCGACACCGGCGGGATCCCCGACCTCGCCGCTCTGCCCGCACCGGTGCGCGCCGTCTTCGAGTCCGCGTTCGGCGATGCGACCGGCCACATCTTCCTGGTTGCCCTACCGTTCGCGGTCGGGGCACTCGTCGCGGTGCTCCTCATCAAGGAGGTTCCGTTGCGCACCACCGTGCACCGGGAGGACGAGCTCGTATGA
- a CDS encoding ABC transporter ATP-binding protein yields MSDGKLQETERIQAGPGHGRGPMGGGLVGGKPSNFKESGKRLFGRLRPHRVKASLVVALTIGSVLLMAVGPRILGQATDLIFAGLIGGRLPEGTTQEQAVEALRAGGDDNVAEMVSAMDLVPGQGVDFDAVARVLLLVLAVYLVASLLSWLAGYLLNDVVQATVRRMRSDVEDKVNHLPLSYFDKQPRGELLSRVTNDIDNVSQSLQQTMSQLLSSVFTVVAVLAMMLWISPLLALIALVSVPVSIVVTTQVMKRSQGMFVQQWRSTGRLNSHIEETFSGHALVKVFGRQAEAERVFAEQNDDLYEASFRAQFVSGLVMPIMMFVGNVNYVAVAVVGGLRVASGHVSLGEVQAFIQYTRQFTQPLSQIASMVNLLQSGIASAERVFELLDAEEESPEPAYDISAPATGPGEVRFERVSFSYDPDRPLIQDLSLVAQPGHTVAIVGPTGAGKTTLVNLVMRFYELDGGRITLDDVDIASIPRPVLRSRIGMVLQDTWLFEGTIRDNIAYGRPDATEQEILAAARATFVDRFVHSLPEGYDTVIDESGENLSAGERQLLTIARAFLSDPALLILDEATSSVDTRTELLLQQAMSALRSDRTSFVIAHRLSTIRDADLILVMEDGAIVEQGTHEELLAAEGAYARLHQSQFVAPLEEATA; encoded by the coding sequence ATGAGCGACGGCAAGCTCCAGGAGACCGAGCGCATCCAGGCGGGCCCCGGCCACGGCCGCGGACCGATGGGTGGCGGGCTGGTGGGCGGCAAGCCCTCGAACTTCAAGGAGTCGGGCAAGCGCCTGTTCGGCCGGCTGCGCCCCCACCGGGTCAAGGCATCCCTCGTGGTCGCGCTGACCATCGGCAGCGTGCTCCTCATGGCGGTCGGCCCGCGCATCCTCGGCCAGGCCACCGATCTCATCTTCGCCGGCCTCATCGGCGGTCGGCTGCCCGAGGGCACCACCCAGGAGCAGGCGGTGGAGGCGCTGCGGGCCGGCGGCGACGACAACGTCGCCGAGATGGTCTCGGCCATGGACCTCGTGCCCGGCCAGGGGGTCGACTTCGACGCCGTCGCGCGGGTTCTGCTCCTCGTGCTCGCGGTCTACCTGGTGGCCTCGCTGCTGTCGTGGCTCGCGGGCTACCTGCTCAACGACGTGGTGCAGGCGACGGTGCGCCGGATGCGCTCCGACGTCGAGGACAAGGTCAACCACCTGCCGCTGTCCTACTTCGACAAGCAGCCGCGCGGCGAGCTGCTGAGCCGGGTGACCAACGACATCGACAACGTCTCCCAGTCCCTGCAGCAGACGATGAGCCAGCTGCTCTCCTCGGTCTTCACCGTGGTCGCCGTGCTCGCGATGATGCTGTGGATCTCCCCGCTGCTGGCGCTGATCGCCCTGGTGTCCGTGCCCGTCTCGATCGTCGTCACCACCCAGGTCATGAAGCGCTCGCAGGGGATGTTCGTCCAGCAGTGGCGCAGCACCGGACGGCTCAACTCCCACATCGAGGAGACCTTCTCCGGACACGCCCTGGTCAAGGTGTTCGGTCGGCAGGCGGAGGCCGAGCGGGTCTTCGCCGAGCAGAACGACGACCTCTACGAGGCGTCCTTCCGGGCCCAGTTCGTCAGCGGCCTGGTGATGCCGATCATGATGTTCGTCGGCAACGTCAACTACGTCGCGGTCGCCGTTGTCGGTGGCCTGCGCGTGGCCAGCGGCCACGTCTCCCTCGGCGAGGTGCAGGCCTTCATCCAGTACACCCGCCAGTTCACCCAGCCGCTCTCCCAGATCGCGTCGATGGTCAACCTGCTCCAGTCCGGGATCGCCTCGGCCGAGCGGGTCTTCGAGCTCCTGGACGCAGAGGAGGAGTCACCCGAGCCGGCGTACGACATCTCGGCCCCCGCCACCGGCCCCGGCGAGGTGCGCTTCGAGCGGGTGTCGTTCTCCTACGACCCCGACCGCCCGCTGATCCAGGACCTGTCGCTGGTCGCGCAGCCCGGCCACACGGTCGCGATCGTGGGGCCCACGGGCGCCGGCAAGACCACGCTGGTCAACCTGGTGATGAGGTTCTACGAGCTCGACGGCGGCCGGATCACGCTCGACGACGTCGACATCGCCTCCATCCCCAGGCCGGTGCTGCGTTCGCGGATCGGGATGGTCCTGCAGGACACCTGGCTCTTCGAGGGGACCATCCGCGACAACATCGCCTACGGCCGTCCCGACGCGACAGAGCAGGAGATCCTCGCCGCCGCGCGGGCGACCTTCGTCGACCGGTTCGTGCACTCGCTGCCCGAGGGCTACGACACGGTCATCGACGAGTCCGGCGAGAACCTCTCGGCCGGTGAGCGCCAGCTGCTCACCATCGCCCGGGCGTTCCTCTCCGACCCGGCGCTGCTGATCCTCGACGAGGCGACCTCGTCGGTCGACACCCGCACCGAGCTGCTGCTCCAGCAGGCGATGTCGGCGCTGCGCAGCGACCGCACGTCGTTCGTGATCGCCCACCGGCTCTCCACGATCCGTGACGCCGACCTCATCCTGGTGATGGAGGACGGTGCCATCGTCGAGCAGGGCACCCACGAGGAGCTTCTCGCGGCCGAGGGCGCCTACGCGCGGCTCCACCAGTCGCAGTTCGTGGCGCCGCTGGAGGAAGCCACCGCCTGA
- a CDS encoding MarR family winged helix-turn-helix transcriptional regulator, whose product MTTPRDADLRRIESEVLVLLRRIKRVLVERAHAIHADLGPTSYLLLSRIIAAGELRGSDLAGSFGVDKGGVSRGVQHLVDLGLVERSPDPEDRRASLLRATPLALERMAALEQARRERFDERLSGWDDADVARFADQLADYNRLLSDDNC is encoded by the coding sequence ATGACGACCCCACGCGACGCCGACCTGCGCCGCATCGAGTCAGAGGTCCTCGTCCTGCTGCGGCGCATCAAGCGGGTCCTCGTCGAGCGTGCCCACGCGATCCACGCAGACCTGGGCCCGACGTCGTACCTCCTGCTCTCGCGCATCATCGCGGCCGGCGAGCTGCGCGGCTCCGACCTGGCGGGCAGCTTCGGCGTCGACAAGGGCGGCGTCAGCCGCGGGGTCCAGCACCTCGTCGACCTCGGCCTCGTCGAGCGGAGCCCCGACCCGGAGGACCGTCGCGCCTCGCTCCTCAGGGCGACCCCGCTCGCGCTCGAGCGGATGGCCGCGCTGGAGCAGGCCCGGCGCGAGCGCTTCGACGAGCGCCTCAGCGGCTGGGACGACGCCGACGTCGCGCGCTTCGCCGACCAGCTGGCCGACTACAACCGGCTGCTCTCCGACGACAACTGCTGA
- a CDS encoding acyltransferase family protein: MQTLDPHHNSLNLVRLVLACTVLFAHSYTLSGNGLGPLVNGQHLGTWAVYMFFCLSGFLITGSRLRTRFGAYLTHRIARIYPGFLACLVVVAFGFAPIAYLHDRGTLDGFLTTAPTPLGHVFTNLGLNIREYGVAGTLATAPHPGAWNGSLWSLYYEFLCYLAIGGLLAIGFVRRRPLLLVPVFALTVWAAADPETTLAYFGGHGEIGLLLTVMPFFFGGAALYAVRDHVPVTWWVAVPGLAVFAGLVAWQGGWGPHAGAPLLTLFLLWLGKVLPCPRWIRRNDISYGCYVYAFPSQQLVVVLGGAAYGTYVHAALSVPLMVVLATISWYVVERPAMRAVRGHRPAANEGDLAETPPNTVVAPLLPGAAEATIPVATPTGTP, encoded by the coding sequence GTGCAGACCCTCGACCCCCACCACAACAGCCTCAACCTGGTGCGGCTGGTCCTGGCATGCACGGTGCTGTTCGCCCACTCCTACACGCTCTCGGGCAACGGCCTCGGCCCGCTGGTCAACGGCCAGCACCTCGGGACGTGGGCCGTCTACATGTTCTTCTGCCTCAGTGGCTTCCTCATCACCGGCAGCCGGCTGCGCACCCGCTTCGGCGCCTACCTCACCCACCGCATCGCCCGGATCTACCCCGGCTTCCTGGCCTGCCTGGTCGTGGTCGCGTTCGGCTTCGCGCCGATCGCCTACCTCCACGACCGCGGGACGCTCGACGGCTTCCTGACGACCGCGCCCACTCCCCTGGGCCACGTGTTCACCAACCTCGGTCTCAACATCCGCGAGTACGGCGTCGCCGGCACCCTCGCGACCGCGCCCCACCCGGGCGCGTGGAACGGCTCGCTGTGGTCGCTCTACTACGAGTTCCTCTGCTACCTCGCCATCGGCGGGCTGCTGGCGATCGGCTTCGTACGACGCCGTCCCCTGCTGCTGGTCCCCGTCTTCGCCCTCACCGTGTGGGCCGCCGCCGACCCCGAGACCACCCTGGCCTACTTCGGCGGGCACGGAGAGATCGGGCTGCTCCTGACGGTCATGCCCTTCTTCTTCGGCGGTGCTGCGCTCTACGCCGTGCGCGACCACGTGCCGGTCACGTGGTGGGTCGCCGTCCCCGGCCTCGCGGTGTTCGCCGGCCTGGTCGCCTGGCAGGGCGGCTGGGGTCCCCACGCCGGGGCGCCGCTGCTCACGCTTTTCCTGCTCTGGCTCGGCAAGGTGCTGCCCTGCCCGCGCTGGATCCGGCGCAACGACATCTCCTACGGCTGCTACGTCTACGCCTTCCCGAGCCAGCAGCTGGTCGTCGTCCTCGGCGGCGCGGCCTACGGCACCTACGTGCACGCCGCCCTGTCGGTCCCGCTGATGGTGGTGCTCGCGACGATCAGCTGGTACGTCGTCGAGCGGCCGGCGATGCGGGCGGTGCGTGGCCACCGCCCCGCCGCCAACGAGGGCGACCTGGCCGAGACGCCGCCGAACACCGTGGTCGCGCCGCTCCTGCCCGGCGCTGCGGAGGCGACCATCCCGGTGGCGACGCCGACCGGGACGCCCTGA
- a CDS encoding ABC transporter ATP-binding protein — MLLTLIRDGVAPYRGSLAVVVLMQFLATVAALFLPSINADIIDNGIITGDIGYIWRLGGVMLLVSLAQVACTVVAVYFAARTAMRFGRDTRARIFERVGTFSAREVQHFGAPSLITRETNDVQQVQTLVVTGGTLAIMAPIMMVGSILMALREDVGLSWLIVAVVPALGISVGFIISRMVPSFRLMQVRIDEVNRLLREQITGVRVVRAFVRERHETERFARANSELTDVAITAGRWMAAMFPTVMLVANVSTVGVLWFGGHRVESGAMEIGALTAYISYLMQIVMSVMMAMFMMMMVPRATVCAERIMEVLDTESSVHPPAVPVGEVAERGTLRLEDVDFAYPGADVGVLRGVSLEAGPGRTLAIVGSTGSGKSTLVNLFPRLFDATSGTVSVGGVDVRDLDPQTLWSRLGLVPQRAFLFSGTIASNLQYGRPDATEDEMWHALEIAQAREFVEAMPDGLQSSVAQGGSNFSGGQKQRLAIARAVIRRPEIYLFDDSFSALDLTTDARLRAALRPETADATVVIVAQRVSTIRDADEIVVLDDGRVVGRGTHEELLADCETYQEIVASQLSAEEAA; from the coding sequence ATGCTGCTCACGCTGATCCGCGACGGCGTCGCCCCCTACCGGGGGTCGCTCGCCGTCGTCGTGCTCATGCAGTTCCTGGCCACGGTCGCCGCCCTGTTCCTGCCGAGCATCAACGCCGACATCATCGACAACGGCATCATCACCGGCGACATCGGCTACATCTGGCGCCTCGGCGGGGTGATGCTGCTGGTCTCGCTGGCCCAGGTGGCCTGCACCGTGGTCGCGGTCTACTTCGCAGCACGCACCGCGATGCGCTTCGGCCGTGACACCCGCGCTCGGATCTTCGAGCGGGTCGGCACCTTCTCCGCCCGCGAGGTGCAGCACTTCGGCGCACCCTCGCTGATCACGCGTGAGACCAACGACGTCCAGCAGGTGCAGACCCTGGTGGTCACGGGCGGGACGCTGGCGATCATGGCGCCGATCATGATGGTCGGCTCGATCCTGATGGCGCTGCGCGAGGACGTCGGGCTCTCCTGGCTGATCGTCGCCGTCGTGCCCGCGCTGGGGATCTCGGTCGGGTTCATCATCTCGCGGATGGTGCCGAGCTTCCGGCTCATGCAGGTGCGCATCGACGAGGTCAACCGGCTGCTCCGCGAGCAGATCACCGGGGTCCGGGTGGTGCGCGCCTTCGTCCGGGAGCGCCACGAGACCGAGCGCTTCGCCCGCGCCAATTCCGAGCTGACCGACGTGGCCATCACGGCAGGGCGCTGGATGGCCGCGATGTTCCCGACGGTGATGCTGGTCGCCAACGTCTCGACCGTCGGGGTGCTGTGGTTCGGCGGCCACCGGGTCGAGAGCGGCGCGATGGAGATCGGCGCGCTGACGGCCTACATCTCCTACCTCATGCAGATCGTGATGTCGGTGATGATGGCGATGTTCATGATGATGATGGTGCCGCGCGCCACGGTCTGCGCCGAGCGCATCATGGAGGTGCTCGACACCGAGTCGTCGGTGCATCCGCCCGCCGTGCCCGTGGGTGAGGTCGCCGAGCGCGGCACGCTGCGCCTCGAGGACGTCGACTTCGCCTACCCCGGGGCAGACGTGGGCGTCCTGCGCGGCGTCTCGCTGGAGGCCGGCCCGGGCCGCACCCTGGCGATCGTCGGCTCCACGGGCTCGGGCAAGTCGACCCTGGTCAACCTGTTCCCGCGCCTCTTCGACGCCACGTCCGGGACCGTGTCGGTCGGCGGCGTCGACGTCCGCGACCTCGACCCCCAGACGTTGTGGAGCCGGCTCGGGCTCGTCCCCCAGCGTGCCTTCCTCTTCTCCGGGACCATCGCCTCCAACCTGCAGTACGGCAGGCCGGATGCGACCGAGGACGAGATGTGGCACGCCCTCGAGATCGCCCAGGCCCGGGAGTTCGTCGAGGCGATGCCCGACGGACTCCAGTCCAGCGTCGCCCAGGGCGGCAGCAACTTCTCCGGCGGGCAGAAGCAGCGGCTCGCCATCGCCCGCGCCGTCATCAGGCGGCCCGAGATCTACCTCTTCGACGACTCCTTCTCCGCCCTCGACCTCACCACCGACGCCCGGCTGCGCGCGGCCCTTCGCCCCGAGACGGCCGACGCGACGGTGGTGATCGTGGCGCAGCGCGTCTCCACGATCCGCGACGCCGACGAGATCGTCGTGCTCGACGACGGTCGGGTGGTCGGGCGCGGCACCCACGAGGAGCTGCTGGCCGACTGCGAGACCTACCAGGAGATCGTCGCCTCCCAGCTGAGCGCGGAGGAGGCCGCATGA